The Deltaproteobacteria bacterium region CTGGAGCTGGGGTTGGTCGATTTTCCTGCACGGATTGGTGGCGAAATGGTCAAACTGTGCTGGCAATACGGGGAAAAAGAAATCGCCTACTATCATCGCCGCGACGAAGGGTTTGCCGGACGGCGCGTATTGAAACAGGCTGGCCCCCGCATGTATCGGCACTAATGGCAGGGGGGCATGAAAAAATACCGCGCAGTTCTTTTCGATCTGTTTGGGACGGTCGCTCTCTTCGATAGTAGCAAATTGCCTGTCTTCGAATGGAACGGGCAAACGTCCCGCTCCACCATGGGGCGGTTACGGGTCGTGTTCGAGGAGAAATCTCCCAAGACGCCGTTCGCTCACTTTTGTTCGGCGCTAGCCGAAGTGAGTAAGACTTTGGGAGAAGAGAGGACGCGCAGCATGCGAGAATTCTCCTCGGTGCATCGGTTTGCGCAGACGTTGCTCCGTCTCGGTTTTGCCGAGTCGCCGGCCACGGCTCGTCTTGCCGAAGACCTGGCGCTCGCTCACATGCAGATGCTGGCTAGTGTCACCGTAGTGCCGACCGCGCACCTGGAATTTTTAGCGCAGGTGCGCCAACGCTATGCCGTCGCTTTGGTCTCGAACTTCGATCACGGACCGACCGCGCGCCGGATCTTGCAAGCCGGTGGAGTGACTGACTATTTTCAGCACATCCTGGTATCCGACGAACATGGATGGCGGAAACCGCATCCGCAGATTTTTACCGACGCGTTGGCTTTACTCGGAGTGAGTCCGACTGAGGCGCTCTTTGTGGGAGATTCTCTGCACGACGATATAGCGGGCGCGAAAACGGTCGGAATGGACGTGGCGTGGGTGAATGCTCAAGCGGCAGCTCTTCCCGATCAAACGGCCATGCCGGAGTACACCATCAAGGCTATTCCAGAACTGAGCCGCCTTCTGTTTTGAAGCGCGGTTACAACTCTGCGTGGCGGAACGATTACCCACCCTGACGAGTACCGGTACCGCCTTGGCGCATCCGTTTGCGTAAGATGGGAATGGCGTTGATTTTACCAACGCGCAGCAAGTCCCAATAAATGCCGCGCCGGCGCGGGTAGACCGAACGGGTGGCGATCGCTTCCTGCGGTGTGATGAGGAAATCGACTGGCAAGTCGTGAGGAAACATGGGGATTTTATAGGGGACGAGCTGGGTCGAGTGGATCGTGGTGATGATGGGAGTCAGCTCCCGGACCTTACCTTCTTCGCGGAGCAGACCGTATTCGAGATCGGAGAAGCCTCCGCCTTTGCCAACGCGAGCACCATCTCGCCCGACGGCAACCGACCCGCAAATGATGAGGTCCATATGGCGCATTTCGCGAAGGGAAACGAGGCGGCCATATTTAAGCGCACCTCTGATATTGGCGGCTAAGAAGGTACGGTTGCCGAGTTTCTGGGGATCGATCTCCAAGAAACATTTCTCCGCTCGTAAGCGCGGCACCGCCATGTACAAAATTTTGCCGTCTTCCAAGGCGGCTCGTCGGACGGGAAGCTGAGGGGCATCGGGATTGATCTTAATGACTTGGGCGCGCCGCCAGACGGTGAGTTCGCGCAGATGAAGCGC contains the following coding sequences:
- a CDS encoding HAD family hydrolase, with amino-acid sequence MKKYRAVLFDLFGTVALFDSSKLPVFEWNGQTSRSTMGRLRVVFEEKSPKTPFAHFCSALAEVSKTLGEERTRSMREFSSVHRFAQTLLRLGFAESPATARLAEDLALAHMQMLASVTVVPTAHLEFLAQVRQRYAVALVSNFDHGPTARRILQAGGVTDYFQHILVSDEHGWRKPHPQIFTDALALLGVSPTEALFVGDSLHDDIAGAKTVGMDVAWVNAQAAALPDQTAMPEYTIKAIPELSRLLF
- a CDS encoding 5-formyltetrahydrofolate cyclo-ligase, with the protein product MAARERYSQDNDQWITMKAEIRNSIWQLLTQQGTVRFPHAQGRIPNFVGAEKAALHLRELTVWRRAQVIKINPDAPQLPVRRAALEDGKILYMAVPRLRAEKCFLEIDPQKLGNRTFLAANIRGALKYGRLVSLREMRHMDLIICGSVAVGRDGARVGKGGGFSDLEYGLLREEGKVRELTPIITTIHSTQLVPYKIPMFPHDLPVDFLITPQEAIATRSVYPRRRGIYWDLLRVGKINAIPILRKRMRQGGTGTRQGG